The DNA region TTACCGATTTAGGATCACCTAAATGTGAGTCTGCTGCCCTCTTGGGGGCTTGTGCAACGGCGCTAGGCAACGCGGGGGCGTCCATGCGGGTAGGTAGCGCCGGTACATTTTCCCTACCCCCTTGTATAACATTCTCAGGCGTACTATCTTTTAATAAAGCAGCCCTACCCTTTACTTGCTTATAATTGCCCTTTTCTTCATAGACCTTTTCTTCAGAGTTTTTTACTGTTATATCTTGGTTTACCCCTGCCGCTATTTCTGACTTATTAGCTGCTATTTTCCATTTTTGTTTATTCCGGTTAGCCGCCACCTTAATACTTTTTTCTTCTTGATAATTTGCAGAAGGATTTTGCAGTAAAGGCTTATTATTTACTCCTACATTACGAGCTTTTTTAGGTAACTTTATTTTTTCAATTGAATAATTATCTGAGGTAGCGGTAGGATCCACATAAAAGTTTAATTTTAGACTATATTTCTCTTCAATAAAAGATATTTCTATGCGTTTATTATTAAGCAAGTAAATTACCGAACTTACATTAGCGAAAACGTTTATTACATCAATCTCTTCGTTAAAAATTTCATTTTCTACTGTCCGTAAAATTAACATAGCATTTGATTCATCTGCTCGGACCAGCCCTTTCCCATTACAATATGAACAAATTGAAGAATTTGACTCCAAAAAAGAGGGCCTAAGCCTTTGACGCGACATTTCCAACAAGCCAAATTGACTGATATTAGCCGTTTGAATTCTGGCCCGATCACGGCTTAAAAATTCTCTAAAAGATCTCTCAATAATTCTTCGATTTCTGCTATCATACATATCAATAAAATCAATGACTAATAGTCCGGATAAATCTCTTAATTTCACTTGCCTAGCTATCTCTCTTGCAGCTTCTAAATTAGTCTTTAACGCTGTTTCTTCGATATTTTTTTCTGATGTCGCTTTCCCTGAATTGACATCGATGGAAATTAGCGCTTCCGTAGGATTAATTACTATATAGCCCCCAGACGGTAAAGCAAAAACTGGTTGATATAAATTAGCTAGTTGCTCTTCAATAGCAAATTTAGTAAAAATTGGTACTTTACTTTTATATTCTTTAAGCTTGCTAAGTTCGGTTGGCAATATATCTTTCATAAACTTTACGGCATTTTGATATGCCACGCTACCCTGTATTATCATCTCTTTGGTGGTATGATCAAACATATCTCTAATTATTTTTTGAATCAACCCATCTTCCTCGTGTATAAAACAGGGTGCTACCGACTTAAGAGTGATTTCACGAATTTTATTCCATAATTTTACTAAATAATCATAATCACGTTTAATGTCTAAAGTAGTAGATCCAGCACCGGCAGTACGCACTATAATACTTGAAGTATTGCTATTATTTGCCGTTACCTTACTGACTATATTTTTAAGCCTTTTACGTTCATCAGCGTTAGATATTTTACGGGATACCCCATTCTGCAGAGGAGTATTAGGCATTAGAACACAATATTTTCCCGCCAGAGATATAAAAGTAGTAAAGGACGCACCTTTATTACCTCTTTCTTCCTTGGTAACCTGAACAAGTATAATTTGTCCCTTGGTGATTACTTCTTGAATTTTATATTGTTTTAGCTTATTCTCTGCTTCTTTATTGCTACCCCCAGAACTTATTGGTTCAATATCATTATCCAAGACCTCTAAATTAAATTCGCTTTGAATCTTTTCATCTACTAATTTTTCTATTATATTTAAATCAATTTCATCACTATCTATTAGAGGATTATAGGATCTTTCCCTTATATTTTCTTCAAGATCCTCAGCTGGTAGATTTGAAAGAGCAATTTCCTGCAAATTACTTATAGGAGATAATGATTTCGTATCAAAAGGGGATATATTATAATAATCTGGGTGAATTTCTCCAAAGGACAAAAATCCACTTTTGTCCGCCCCATATTCTATGAAAGCAGCTTGCAAAGAAGGCTCCACCCTGGTGACTTTTGCAAGATATATATTACTTTTATTTTGTTGTTTTGTAGCTGTTTCATATTCAATATCTTCGATATTGTTATTTTGACTTAATAATACTGCTCTTGTTTCATTAAGGAAATTAGCGTCAATTATAATTTTTTTATTCATTAATTTTTTACTCGTAAATTTCTACTATATATTTTTTACTTAATTCTCAAAAAGACGCATTTAATAATAGGCTTTAGAATTTAATATTCACTTTAAGAACAAAGATTTGTCATTAAGTATACTCAAACTGATATAGAAATGTTCACTGAACCCAGATAGAAGATCAATATGATGAGCATACCCTTCGCTTTTTAAGAGCTGTTTTTTCAGTAGGCTTCTTTTGAAACTCATATCGAGCTGGTCATTAGGGCAATGAGTCTAGGCTCAAATCCTGCCCTGCACTTAAGTACGCTGCGGTTTTGTGCCCCTCATCTCCTTTAAATTCCCTGCGCGATGCGAGCTGCGAAAGAAGTCTATTTTATCAGGGATTTGCGGAAGATTTGGCACATCGCTCCTCAACATATTCACATGTATACTCTTCGCCTTTCAAGAATTTGGCGTCCGTCTCGTGCCCTAAAGACCTACGCTGCCTACGTACTGTACCCGCTCTGTGCTACTCGGCTTTATCACGTACTAACTCTCGTGTAAGTTGATTCTTTCGTCTATCATCTCTTCAGGTGCGAACAGTATCCTTAGGATTCAAGTAGCAAATCATTGCCTAAATCACAAGCAGCTAAATCACAACTACACAAGTAAAGTGATGCAAGAAATCTATTATTTTATAGTAACATTTTAGAACTTCTTGTAATTACCACGCAAAATTACTCAAATCTTAAAAATTGTTGTCTTATTTTTCAACTTGTTACAGTATAATTTGTTACATAGAATGCGGATCTGTATAATAGAACAATGAATACCCTTACCAATAACTTATCACTTAAAATTTATATACCATGTAATTTAGTTTAGCAAATAATTATTTATGAGCGAAAACCATCATTTCCCAAGAATGTTCTTGTTATTTTTCGGTGTACTGTTCTTTGCCTGCACCACCCATATTAATGCGCGCATGGTCCCAGCGTTGTTAATGAGTAAAGGCTTAACTGCTACTATATTAGCTAAATTTGAATTAAACGAAATGCTAGGCTACATAATCTCTGGTTTATGCGTTACTTCTTTAATTAATCAAATTAACTACAGGACAATCACAATTCTTAGCCTAATAATCATGATAATTGGAACGATAGGAGTGCTGACAATTAAGGATCATACGATACTGGCCTTTCACTTTATTATAATATCAACAGCATATTATACTTATGTTACTACTACTATAATACAAATTTTAGAAGAGTCAGACAATAAGCATCTTACTCTTATTATTTTCGCGCTTTTGTGGATAGCAGGATATTTTTTAGCTTACTTACTAAAAGGAATTTTAACCACTCCTATAACTGCCTTATTGATATGTATATCATTTTACACATTAATTATTATAACCCGTTTGCCCCAAAGCAATAATATTAACACCACATCTTCTATTTCAAAATTTTCTTTTTTAATGGAAAATATAGAATTACAGATCTTAACTGGCTTTATGGTCACTTATATTGTTTTTGCAATATTATGGTATTATGAAGGATTTGCTCAACTCCGGCACTTCCCCATCTCAAATATATGGGCTATTATCTCGTATATATTTATCGCTATCTTATTATTTATTTCCCCTATCATTCTCATCCTTTAAATTAATCAATAAACATCTGACAAATTTGTTATTAATAATTATTTTATTTACTAATTTTATTCTCTTACCAAACTACGGCACAGATTTGGTCTGGAATATAGTTTTACTTGCTCTTATTGGTCTATGTCTATGCGCTATCTTTTTTTGTAATATATTAATATTATCTGACAAATTTATAAGCTCCGACTACCGCACTGTCTTAATGGTATATTTTACTATGTGCGCTCTTGGGATGTATTCAGGAGCTCTATCCTCATATATATCTTATGATCCCACAAACCCTAAAAATTTCTTATTTGCCACTTTTACTGCAACTGGCACTTTTATACTGTATTATTGTTGGTGTTTAATTAAGCAAAAATTATATAGGTAACCTCAATTCGATATAAAAATATTTATAGTAGGACAAAATGTACTACTATAAATTTTTAGATCTCTTTCACAACTTGCTTACGGTAGAAAATTTAAATTAGGTCTATATACTGCTCGTAACTGAAGAGTTGGTATACGATAGAATCAACTTCAAGAAGAGCGAGGAGTAGCAAAGTCGAGAAGCGCAACGTACTATATACGTGAGCATCGCAGATCTTTAGACATGACGACGCCAATTCTTGAAGTTCCTAGAGTATACATATCATTTCTTATTTAATGCTATTAAATATTCCTCTGTTGACTCTTTACGGCTGGCTGCAGGTTTAAAATGTTTTACGATTTGAAAATTAAGCTTTATTTTAGTCAGAAGAATATTCTCAAGCCCCCCTTGAAAAATTTTGGCAATAAAATGGCCCTTTGGTCTTAAAACTTTCAGAGCAAACTCTAAAGCATGCTCACATAATTTTAGGGTCCTAATATGATCAGTTGCAGAATGACCTATGGTATTAGCCGCCATATCACTCATAACAATATCAGCCTTATTCCTATTATTTATATTCGACTGTTCTAAATTAGTAGCAGAATTAGGAGCATCATTAAGCAGGTCCATAATCATTTTTTCTGTTTCTACTGCATAAAAATCTTGTTGCAAACATTTAACACCTACAATGGGATCAATTTCGAGTAAATCAACTGCTATTATTACGCTATTATTGGTATTTAAGATTTTAGCGGCTACTTGACTCCATCCTCCTGGGGCCGCTCCTAAATCTATAACTTTCATCCCTGGTTTTAGTAATTTAAATTTTTTATTAATTTCAAGCAATTTATAGGCAGCTCTTGAGCGATACCCTTCAAGCTGTGCCTTAGCAATATACGGATCATTTAATTGACGCGAAAGCCACTGCCTTGACGAAACCTTACGCTTTTTAGTGCTTTTAATAGCAACAAACTTCCCTCTAAACCCTAGCGTTTTATCAACTCCCATATTTTATTTCACTATTTTTTGCAATATTATCTAATATGGAATTAATAAAGGCTACTTCATTATCATTTACCATATCACTACCAATATCCGTAAACTCATTAATTACTACTTTCTTAGGTACCTGAGGGAAATATAACAATTCGCAAGTTGCCACGCGTAGAAGAGCAAGAAGCAAAATGGGTAAGTTAGTGATTTGCCATTCACTTGTCAAATATTTCATGATTATATCATCAATCTGAGATAATTTAAGCACTACACACTTTACTAATGCTTCAAAATAACTTATGCTAAATTTTACTTTTATTGATTTATTTGAATTATATATAGATCGCTCCTCTTGATAGAATTTAATCAGCTGTTGCATCAGTAAGTTAACATTTGGGGGCGGTTCTTCAAGTTTATATCGATAAATTAGTTGGATGGCAGCAATCCGCGCTATTGTTTTGGTACTAATCTTATTGTGGGAATTCATAAAAATAGGAAATATTTTAATTAAAAATAATATGAACAAACTAAAGTAAGCTAGCAAAATTTAAAATATTAGCTAAATTTAAAATGTTTTTGTAATTATAAGTATAAGCCTTAATATCATATAACCCTAATTTAGTAAATAATATTTAAAAATTTGTTCTTCATGTTGTCGCTTTTCGGATATATTCTTACTATAGTACATTAGTATTTATTCATGAATTTGGTCATTATTATGTGGCCAAATTATTTGGGATGAAAATTGAAGTATTTGCCATAGGGTTTGGGAAAGAGATATTCTCTAGAATAGATAAACAAGGGGTGCGATGGAAAATTTGCAGCTTACCATTTGGCGGTTATGTAAAAATACATGGTTTTGATACTACAACTCCTCCGACACATGAGGAGATTGACAGTAAAGCGGGATCTTTTCGTAGTAAACCCCTGTATGCGCAGTTTTTAACTGTTATTGCTGGCCCTGTTGCTAATTATTTACTAGCAATCTGTATCTTTACTGCTCTTTATTGTTTTCAAGGCCAATTAACCTTGCCCCCAGTAATTGGCAAAATAATAGCTGACTCTCCTGCAGAGAAAGCTAACCTTCAGGAAAATGATCGAATTATCATGGTAGATAATAAACAAATCAATAATTTTTCTATGTTACAACAAAATATCTTAATAAATGGTAATAAAGCCTTAAATCTCACTATTGCTAGAAATAAGGAAATTATTAATATATCTGTACTCCCTGAAAAAATTACCCAAAAAACTACCGACGGCAATACCGTAGAAGTGCCTTATATAGGGTTAATAGCTAAAAATGAGCCCGTTTTTAATAAATTCAACCTATTTGAAGGAATATACCAAGCCTCTATCGATGCGATTAATATTTCTCAGTTTATTTTAAAAGCGCTAGGACAAATGATAATAGGTACAAGGCCGTTAGAGCTTGCTGGCCCTATTACCATTGCGAAAGAATCCGGTAAGTTCTTAAGTTATGGGGTGGCCGATTTTGGATTATTTATGGCAGTGATATCAATTAACTTAGGTCTACTTAACCTTTTACCCGTTCCAGTTTTCGATGGTGGCCATTTAATATTCATAATATATGAAGGAATATTTGGTAAAGCTCTGAATCAATATGTAAAAAATGTTATGTTAAAAATGGGAATGCTAATAATTATTTTTCTTATTGTAATTTCTATCTCAAATGATATAAAAAATTTAATATACTAAAATATATCCAAAAGAAGGGTCTTGTGAAAAACAACGTGAAGTCAACTATTAAGCTAGCTATTTTTACCACAACTATTTTATATAATGCCTCATCCTTATCAGCTGAATATATAAAAAAAATAACTATACAAAATAATAATAGGATTGAATCTTCTACTATTATAAATTATTTAAAACTTCATGTGGGGGAAGAATATACCTTAGCCAAAGAAGATGCGGCACTTAAAAGTTTGTATTCTACTGCTTTATTTGAAAATATTAATATCAAATTCTTAAAAGATGGTAATTTGATAGTTAAAGTCAATGAGACACCTTTTATCACTAAAGTAATCCTGCAAGGTAATTCTAAAATCAAAAATTCTCAATTATCTAAGGAATTATTTACTATTGCTGGTGACTCAATAAGCCCTGGTAAAGTTGAATTGGATGTTGAAAAAATCAAGAAATTTATAAGCGTTCTGGACGTTTTTCTACCATTGTAACGCCTAAAATAGAGACTCTTCCAAATAGGAGAGTAAAAGTTATATTTGATATTACTGAAGGCCTCTAAAACTACTATCAGACAAATTTATTTTAATGGTAATAATAATTATCGTGATAGTGAACTTCAATCAATTATCATGACCAAAAGAACAAGATGTTTAATTTTTTTGAAACAAACGATACCTATGATCCTGATAGGTTAGAGTACGATAAAGAATTACTAAAAGAATTTTATCAATCTGTAGGGCTTTGCCGATTTTCGGGTCATTTCTACTATCGCAGAGTTAGGAACCACTAAAGAATATTTTTCAATTACCTACTCAATAGAAGAAGGCCAAAAATATAAGCTTGGTAATATATCTATCGATAATAAGTTATTAGATACTGAGTTAGCTCCCCTACAAAAAATATATTACTGTTAAACCAGGTAACATATTTAATATTCGAGCCTTGAATAAAATAGCAGAAAAATATGTCAGCATATTTTGCTACCTTAGGATATCCAGGCATCAATGTTCACCCTGATACTAGTAGCCGAAACCCCAACTATACTATTGATATTAAGTTTGTAATAGAAAAGGCAGATAAGGCTTTCATTAACCAAATAAATATTACTAATAATTTAAAAACTGAAGATAAAGTTATTAGACGTGAATTCAAAATTGCTGAAGGAGATATTTTTAATCGGAGTTACATTGAGAATGGTGAAAAAAATCTCCGGGGTTTAGATTATTTTGAAAAAGTATTTGTTAATCTCACCCCTACTGATAAAAAAGATAAATACGATCTTAACATTGATGTTGAAGAAAAATCTACCTCATCAATTGGCTTTGATATCGGATATAATACAGCTGGCGGTTTATTCGGTCGTCTTTCTTTCTTAGAACGTAACCTAGTCGGGACTGGAAAAATTTTAAATGCTGGCGTACAAACTGGCAAGAAAAGTATTAGTTATTACGGGGGAATAACTGAGCCCCATTTCTTAGACAAGGATTTATCGCTAGGAATTAATGTGTTTAAGAAACATGTCGGTCGTGGTACCTCATTCCTATCCCAAGGAGATCAAAGTTATACTTTAAAATCGATAGGATTGCAAACTTCTCTTGGTTATGAGATAGCTGAAGATTTAAGCCATGAAATTGAATATACTATAAAAAAGGAGCATTTAAGTTCACCAACTACCTCAAATTCTATGTTTTTAAATGAGCAGATGGGGAAATTTACTACCTCGGCTATTGGGCACACCATAACTTATGAGCGACTTGATAGTAGGATTATTCCTAAAAACGGTTACGTAATTAGCGGCACTCAAGAG from Candidatus Tisiphia endosymbiont of Beris chalybata includes:
- a CDS encoding RlmE family RNA methyltransferase encodes the protein MGVDKTLGFRGKFVAIKSTKKRKVSSRQWLSRQLNDPYIAKAQLEGYRSRAAYKLLEINKKFKLLKPGMKVIDLGAAPGGWSQVAAKILNTNNSVIIAVDLLEIDPIVGVKCLQQDFYAVETEKMIMDLLNDAPNSATNLEQSNINNRNKADIVMSDMAANTIGHSATDHIRTLKLCEHALEFALKVLRPKGHFIAKIFQGGLENILLTKIKLNFQIVKHFKPAASRKESTEEYLIALNKK
- the nusB gene encoding transcription antitermination factor NusB produces the protein MNSHNKISTKTIARIAAIQLIYRYKLEEPPPNVNLLMQQLIKFYQEERSIYNSNKSIKVKFSISYFEALVKCVVLKLSQIDDIIMKYLTSEWQITNLPILLLALLRVATCELLYFPQVPKKVVINEFTDIGSDMVNDNEVAFINSILDNIAKNSEIKYGS